CCGGACTTGAAACTCTGCCACCACTTCAGGGTTAGAGGTTTCTTGGCGAAACTCTAGCTTTGCGGTGCCTCCTAACACTCGTTCCGCTTCCTTGGGGTCATTTACGCCAGGTAGTTGCACTAGCAATTGATTGTTGCCCGCGGTCTGCACGATCGCCTCTGATACCCCTAACCCATTCACCCGACGTTCAATGACTACGCGCAAGTCTTCTAAATCACCGGGCTTAATCACTTGCGGTTGACCATCTTCGGGCTGTTTCACCTGAATAGTCAGTTGGGAACCCCCTTGCAAGTCTAACCCCAACCGGAGGGGGACATTTGCTAAGACAAACACGGCAGCAATGACGAGCACGATAATCAAAACTAGGATGGAGCGTTGTCGTTGCATGGGTGTAAAGGGTAGAGAATCAAAGGTGAAACGGGTGAATCTAGGGCTAACAAAGCCAAGCCATACCAGGAGTGATTGGATCTCACCAACAGGATCTCACAACGGTCATCAAGGTGATCATAACTCAGTCAAGTGATGTGATATTGCTCTTCATTGGCACGCCTACTAAGGGGGCCTTAGCAGGCTTTATTTCCCCAGCATTGCCTGCACAGCCTCTACAATTTGCGGGGGTTGAACGATCGTCAAATTTTCCAGTACGCCGTTGTAGGGTGTGGGAATGTCCTGAGATGAGAGGCGTACTACAGGTGCGTCTAACTCGTCAAATAGGCGATCGTTGATAGACGCAATCACCTCAGCACCGATGCCTCCTGTTTTCATACATTCTTCCACGACGATAACCCGGTGGGTTTTGCGAAGGGAAGTTCCAATTGTATCAAGATCTAGTGGCTTGAGAGAAATTAAGTCAATTACCTCTGGGTCGTAGCCTTGCTGCACCAAGGTTTTTGTAGCTTGAAGAACATGGTGACGCATCCGAGAGTACGTTAAAATTGTTACATCTTTACCTGGGCGCACCACCTCAGCTTTGTCTAGCGGCAGTAAGTACTCTTCAGTGGGCAAGGTTTCCTTGAGGTTATAGAGCAATACATGCTCGAAAAACAATACTGGATTGTCATCGCGGATAGCAGACTTCAGAAGGCCCTTGGCATTGTAGGGTGTGGAGCAAGCAACAATTTTTAGCCCCGGTACTGCTTGAAAATAAGCCTCTAACCGCTGGGAGTGCTCTGCCCCTAGTTGTCGGCCAACGCCACCTGGCCCTCGAATGACCATGGGAATTTTGAAGTTGCCCCCCGATGTGTAGCGCAACATACCAGCATTATTAGCAATTTGGTTAAAGGCTAAGAGCAAGAAACCCATATTCATGCCCTCGATGATGGGGCGCAGACCTGTCATGGCTGCTCCTACGGCCATGCCCGTGAAGCTGTTTTCTGCGATCGGGGTATCCAAGACCCGTAACTCACCGTAGGTTTTGTATAGATCCTTGGTTACTTTATAGGATCCGCCGTAATGTCCCACGTCTTCACCCAGCACAAACACACGGGGATCCCGTGCCATTTCCTCGTCGATCGCCTCTCGCAGGGCATTGAACAAGAAGGTTTCCGCCATTTCTGCTATGTCCGCTTTCACAACAATTCATGCGTAAGTCAATACGCAATCTTCAATTCTACGGCATTCGTGCTGAGCTAGTTGTGAAAGTCATCGAACCCAGAATCAGGTTGCTAGTCCCTGACATTAGGACTAGCCTAAGCCTGTAACTGATAGGCAGCAGGGTTTGCTACTAGGCACAGTAAAAAACTGGCAGACGCGATCGCCTACCAGTTCTTGTAGTGTGCAGGGCTGGTTTAAATCAGCGCTGTGAGCAGCCTACCGATTCTATCCATCCCTGAAGGTCTGTCTATCGCTGAAGGTGCAACCTATGACCTCGGCTCAGCCTGAGTATACTTGCAGCAGGAACTCCTGAATGTAGCCACGACCAAAGACGTGCTGAGCACAGGGGTCGCAGCCAGGGCCAACTTCAACAGTTGCAGCAATTTCATACAACCCATCAGTTAGACCCCGGGCCTCAGGTGTAAACGCTAAGGACAGTTCGTAGTCATACGTGTCCTTGGTGGTGGTCACAGCAGTGGATAGGTCAATTTCAGGAGCTGGGCCAAAGCCTTCAAAGTGGAAATTCACCTTTAGGCTAATCCCCAAGCACATCAATAATGCTGTTAGGGGAGACTTGTTGAAGCGCAACTTTAGGCTGGCAACAACGGTTTCGCTAGATGCAACAATGTATTTGGACTGGGTAGCACCAACTTGATCGGGCATAGCTGGCATACCAGCAGTCCCTTCTATGCGCAGGCTGTAAATATCGAACCAAGCGGGGCCAAGAATTTCGCGGGAGTACAGTTCAGAATCTGTTTGCAGAACAGTTGCTTGTGCAGGCATAATTAGTACCTCAAATCAATGAATTAAATGGGCTTAATTGGAAACAAACATGCAGAAAAACTCGTTGATTTCGTGTTTCTTTGGCCTGC
The Cyanobacteriota bacterium DNA segment above includes these coding regions:
- a CDS encoding alpha-ketoacid dehydrogenase subunit beta, whose translation is MAETFLFNALREAIDEEMARDPRVFVLGEDVGHYGGSYKVTKDLYKTYGELRVLDTPIAENSFTGMAVGAAMTGLRPIIEGMNMGFLLLAFNQIANNAGMLRYTSGGNFKIPMVIRGPGGVGRQLGAEHSQRLEAYFQAVPGLKIVACSTPYNAKGLLKSAIRDDNPVLFFEHVLLYNLKETLPTEEYLLPLDKAEVVRPGKDVTILTYSRMRHHVLQATKTLVQQGYDPEVIDLISLKPLDLDTIGTSLRKTHRVIVVEECMKTGGIGAEVIASINDRLFDELDAPVVRLSSQDIPTPYNGVLENLTIVQPPQIVEAVQAMLGK
- a CDS encoding protein translocase subunit SecD gives rise to the protein MQRQRSILVLIIVLVIAAVFVLANVPLRLGLDLQGGSQLTIQVKQPEDGQPQVIKPGDLEDLRVVIERRVNGLGVSEAIVQTAGNNQLLVQLPGVNDPKEAERVLGGTAKLEFRQETSNPEVVAEFQVR